The following are encoded in a window of Kitasatospora sp. NBC_01250 genomic DNA:
- a CDS encoding styrene monooxygenase/indole monooxygenase family protein, which translates to MRRIAVVGAGQAGLHLALGLLAAGYQVTLVAARTPEQLRGGRVLSTQALFGPALRIERAAGLDLWADRAPAVHSVDAVLAAPPGVRALAYTMTLDEPAQSVDQRLKMAGWLELFAERGGRTEYRTVDRAALQQIAEAHELTVVASGRGELAELFARDAARSAPQPRRTLCCLYAHGVGSPDPGAGPRARMNAIPQGGELYLQPALTLSGPCAILLWEAVPGGPLDCFPDRPGPVEQLDRMRGLLRDFLPWEYELWAEAEPTDALGNLYGAVTPTVRHPVAELDHGCHVLGIGDTVVLNDPITGQGANNATRAAARYLRAITEHGEAAFTPDWMRRTFDLHWREEARHSVEFTATMLDMPEHLQRVFGAAAEHPQVARRLANTYAEPGDYANWLATPELTAAYLASL; encoded by the coding sequence ATGCGCCGGATCGCCGTCGTCGGAGCGGGCCAGGCCGGGCTGCACCTCGCGCTCGGCCTGCTGGCGGCCGGGTACCAGGTCACCCTGGTCGCCGCGCGTACCCCGGAGCAACTGCGCGGTGGGCGGGTGCTGTCCACCCAGGCGCTGTTCGGGCCCGCGCTGCGGATCGAGCGGGCCGCAGGCCTGGACCTCTGGGCGGACCGGGCCCCGGCGGTGCACTCGGTGGACGCCGTCCTCGCCGCCCCGCCCGGTGTGCGGGCGCTGGCGTACACCATGACCCTGGACGAGCCGGCGCAGTCGGTCGACCAGCGGCTGAAGATGGCCGGCTGGCTGGAGCTGTTCGCCGAGCGCGGCGGTCGCACCGAGTACCGCACGGTCGACCGCGCCGCCCTCCAACAGATCGCCGAAGCACACGAGTTGACCGTGGTGGCGAGCGGTCGGGGCGAGCTCGCCGAGCTCTTCGCCCGGGACGCCGCGCGCTCGGCCCCGCAGCCTCGGCGCACGCTCTGCTGCCTCTACGCGCACGGGGTCGGCTCGCCGGACCCGGGCGCCGGGCCGCGGGCGCGGATGAACGCGATCCCGCAGGGCGGCGAGCTCTACCTGCAGCCCGCGCTGACCCTCTCCGGCCCCTGCGCGATCCTGCTCTGGGAGGCGGTGCCGGGCGGGCCGCTGGACTGCTTTCCCGACCGCCCCGGACCGGTGGAGCAACTCGACCGGATGCGCGGCCTGTTGCGCGACTTCCTGCCCTGGGAGTACGAGCTGTGGGCCGAGGCCGAGCCCACCGACGCGCTCGGCAACCTCTACGGCGCGGTGACCCCGACGGTGCGGCACCCGGTGGCCGAACTCGACCACGGCTGCCACGTGCTGGGCATCGGCGACACGGTGGTGCTGAACGACCCGATCACCGGCCAGGGCGCCAACAATGCGACGCGGGCCGCCGCGCGCTACCTGCGGGCGATCACCGAGCACGGCGAGGCGGCGTTCACCCCGGACTGGATGCGGCGGACCTTCGACCTGCACTGGCGTGAAGAGGCCCGCCACAGCGTGGAGTTCACCGCCACCATGCTCGACATGCCGGAGCACCTGCAGCGGGTGTTCGGCGCGGCGGCCGAACACCCGCAGGTGGCCCGGCG